DNA from Streptomyces sp. NBC_01476:
ACGTCGTGGACCACCTTTCACGACTGCTGGCCGCCCACCGCCGACGATTGCGCACTCCGCGGGGCTCACGGGCCCTGGGCCCGTTCCGCCAGGCCGTGCTGGTCCTGCGCTGGTTCCGCGAGCAGGCGTGCGTGCACTGCCTGGCCCGCGACGCCGGCATCTCCCAGGCCACCGGCTACCGCTACCTCCACGAAGGCATCGACGTCCTCGCCGACCGGGCCCCCGAGTTGCACGACGTCCTCAACCGCTGCCGACGGGAAGGAATGACACACGTCATCCTCGACGGCACCCTCATCGGATCCGACCGCCTGGCCGGCGTCCGCGAGAACGGCAACGACCTCTGGTTCAGCCAGAAGCACAAGGCGTTCGGCGGCAACGTGCAGTTCCTGTCCTCCCCGGACGGCACCCCGCTGTGGGTCTCCGACGTCGAGCCCGGCTCCACCCCGGACATCACCGCCGCCCGCATCCACGCCCTGCCTGCCCTCTACAAGGCCGCCGCCAACGGCCTACCGACACTCGCGGACAAGGGCTACATCGGCGCCGGCATCGGCATCCACGTCCCGGTCCGCCGCCCCGAGGGCAAGTCCGAAAAAGCCTTCCACGCCGACACCCGCACCACGAACACCCTGATCAGAGACCTGCGCGCTCTCGGCGAACGCGCTGCCGCCGAACTCAAGGAACGCTGGCGCACGCTCAAGCACGTCTCCCTCAGCCCCAGCCGGATCGGCGATATCGCCCGCGCCGCACTCGTCCTCAACGGAATCTGGAAATGATCTTCGCTGAGAAAACCTCAGTGAGGCGCGGTGCGAAGCAGCTGGTTGAGCGATGGGGCGAAGTTCCGCCGTCCCGTCCATTGGAGGCTGCGTTTGATGAGTTCGATGGCGAGTTGCGCCTCGGGACTTGGGGCGGTGGTTGCGAACTGGAATGGTGGCTGATGAGGCGGCAGGAGTGGAAGGCGATAGTACAAGGGGATGTCGTTCCGGGCGCGGCGGCTTGGGCCGTAGGCATCCATATCGATGAGCTGCCCAAGATCCGCCGAGCTGGCGAGGTACAGCAGGCCCTCACCTGTCTCCGGTTGAAAAGGCAGGAGTTCAGTGGCAGCGAGTTTCATCGCTCGATGGAGCTGCAGGGTGTCGATAAGCAGGTCCCGTAGTTCCTCCAGAGTCAGGCGCCGTTCATCGTTCGGGAGCCGCAGGACAAGGTCGAGCATGGCTGTGATCCCGGGCTCCCTCGGGGCGTCACCCCGTGGCGTGGCGCGGCCGGTCTCCAGTTGCAGGGTCATGGAGAACCCAGGGGTGGCATCGTCCGAAGAGGCAAAGAGGAGCTTTGCAGCCTCACGGCCTGCTCCTCCCTCCTCCGTCCAGTCAGAGAAACTGCTCAGCTGCCACGGTGGCGTGCCGAGGAGTTGGATGAGTGTCCCGCGGAGGCCAACCCGGTCGGCGACGCTTCTCAGGATCTTGATGCGGGTCTGATCTGTGGCCGTGGAGGTGGCTGCGCCTGGGCCGTTGGTCAGTTGGCGGGGGAGGACCACGGCGCTTCGGATTACGAATGTCAGGGCCTCTCGCTCCGGCTGGGCGAGATGGTGCGGAGAGTAGTTGAGGAACTGTGAAGGCGCCTCGGTGGTGGGCTCGAAGACACCTGCTGGCGTTGGCGGCTCTTGCGTGTCAAGAGTCCGGAAGGCCGCGAGGAAAGCCAAGACCGGGAAATCGGAGGAGTCGATTGGGAGCGTGGGTTGCCCGTCAACGTTCTGGGGCAGGCCGGCCAGGGTGGCTTCGGCCGCTGGGAAATGTTGGCGTACCAGGTCCAGCCAGACCTCGGCGGGTAGGAGCCCCACGAGTTGCTGGTAGCCAGTGCGGGTGAGCGCGCTGATGTAGGAGGCCCGGTGATTTAAGAATAGGGCGAGAAGGTGCTGTAGGAGGTTCTTATCGGCCTGTATGGCCGCTTTAAGGTGCTGCCGGGCACGCTCGGGCTCGTGGCGCAAGCACAGCATGTAGGCCAGGAGGCCGGTCTGGCCTCCCGGGGCGATCAGTTGATCTGGTGGCAGGGCGAGCACCCGCTCGACGAACTGTTTCCCGAGTCGCTGAGTTTCCTCGAAACCGAGCGGCGGCTGACCTTCCTCTGGGTCATGATGCGGAGCTTCGAGCCAGGCGAACACGGCAGCCGCCAGATGGACGGGGGCATCGTTCAAGAGGTCCTGCGCTGCCTCAAGGCGAGCGGCTGCGGGTTCGACTGCCGCCAGCAGTCGTCTGATCAGGCCGCCTGCGCGGTACAGCACTTCCGCAGTGGCGGCTCCGAGGGAGTCAGCCAGGGCCTGGGGAAGGCGCAAGACAGCGTCGGGCGGGATGTGGAGAGCGCTCTCGACAAGTTTTTCGACGACCAGTCCCGGGTGGTGATTGTTCAGCAGGTCTCGTAGCAGGGCGGCGTTGCGTGGTGGGGCCGCCTGGATGACAGCCGTGATCTCGCTGTCGAGGACGTCGCCCGAAGGCAGCCCATAGGCGAAGTAGCGGTCGAAGTAGCTGGGCGCGCACACGCGCCGAGCGCGGACCCATTGCTCCTGCTCATCGGCGGCGAACCGGCGGTTGCCGTAGACGGCCTGGGTCTGCGGGAAGAGGCGCTTCAGCAGTTCAAGGGCTTCCTGCCGGATGGGTTGGCAGACGTCGTCCAGTTTCTGCCGAAGATCCGTCTGC
Protein-coding regions in this window:
- a CDS encoding transposase family protein, with protein sequence MVTHVATLDVPRHVVDHLSRLLAAHRRRLRTPRGSRALGPFRQAVLVLRWFREQACVHCLARDAGISQATGYRYLHEGIDVLADRAPELHDVLNRCRREGMTHVILDGTLIGSDRLAGVRENGNDLWFSQKHKAFGGNVQFLSSPDGTPLWVSDVEPGSTPDITAARIHALPALYKAAANGLPTLADKGYIGAGIGIHVPVRRPEGKSEKAFHADTRTTNTLIRDLRALGERAAAELKERWRTLKHVSLSPSRIGDIARAALVLNGIWK
- a CDS encoding KAP family P-loop NTPase fold protein, giving the protein MDSGLDRLGRGEFALRLARTLAERSSDHGYVVGLYGQWGEGKTTVLNFVRTGLGEYPADQVTVVEFNPWFDSDETHLYAEFLHSVASAVGVRLERRRETVIRHARSAQGFVGSVPLPSSVNSIVKVSELLGTVGGLGQPTLRDFHDRLGEIFGSSGSPVSLRRVVVLMDDIDRLDNAQIAAVFRMVKLAADFSNLSFVLAFDQNVVAEALGARYRSGGVGAGQEFLEKIINAPLYLPRTDPSAVAQALRELLEQVLSSHGISLLDPGERIRLHDALDETVWPCVTSLRQGKRLLGKIDFALPIMMGEVNPVDQVLMESLQLFFPSLYSFVAANKPLLVSGQIGEQEQTDLRQKLDDVCQPIRQEALELLKRLFPQTQAVYGNRRFAADEQEQWVRARRVCAPSYFDRYFAYGLPSGDVLDSEITAVIQAAPPRNAALLRDLLNNHHPGLVVEKLVESALHIPPDAVLRLPQALADSLGAATAEVLYRAGGLIRRLLAAVEPAAARLEAAQDLLNDAPVHLAAAVFAWLEAPHHDPEEGQPPLGFEETQRLGKQFVERVLALPPDQLIAPGGQTGLLAYMLCLRHEPERARQHLKAAIQADKNLLQHLLALFLNHRASYISALTRTGYQQLVGLLPAEVWLDLVRQHFPAAEATLAGLPQNVDGQPTLPIDSSDFPVLAFLAAFRTLDTQEPPTPAGVFEPTTEAPSQFLNYSPHHLAQPEREALTFVIRSAVVLPRQLTNGPGAATSTATDQTRIKILRSVADRVGLRGTLIQLLGTPPWQLSSFSDWTEEGGAGREAAKLLFASSDDATPGFSMTLQLETGRATPRGDAPREPGITAMLDLVLRLPNDERRLTLEELRDLLIDTLQLHRAMKLAATELLPFQPETGEGLLYLASSADLGQLIDMDAYGPSRRARNDIPLYYRLPLLPPHQPPFQFATTAPSPEAQLAIELIKRSLQWTGRRNFAPSLNQLLRTAPH